A single region of the Mustela lutreola isolate mMusLut2 chromosome 2, mMusLut2.pri, whole genome shotgun sequence genome encodes:
- the LOC131825818 gene encoding LOW QUALITY PROTEIN: NADH dehydrogenase [ubiquinone] 1 beta subcomplex subunit 1-like (The sequence of the model RefSeq protein was modified relative to this genomic sequence to represent the inferred CDS: substituted 2 bases at 2 genomic stop codons), producing MNIIQVVRDHQLHLLVPVGFVLGCYLDKEXXKANCLWNKSVLFKRELRCSEGVTWK from the coding sequence ATGAACATAATTCAGGTTGTTCGTGACCACCAGTTACATTTACTTGTGCCTGTGGGCTTTGTCCTTGGATGTTATCTAGACAAAGAATGATGAAAAGCTAACTGCCTCTGGAACAAGAGTGTATTGTTTAAGAGGGAATTGAGATGCAGTGAAGGAGTCACCTGGAAGTAA